The DNA window TCCCGGCGTCCAGGACGGATGCCGCACAGGACCGCACACGGCAGGAGCCGTAAGCGGAGTTCAATCGGAGGAGTGCAATGGCTCTCAATCTGTCCCAGAAGCAAGAAGTAGTCGCGGAGCTGGCAGACATCGCCGCCAAGGCCCACTCCTTGATCGCAGCCGAATACGCTGGCACCACGGTCGCTCAGATGACCGCGATGCGTAAGCAGGCTCGTGAAACCGGCGTTTTCTTGAAAGTTGTCAAGAACACCCTGGCGTCGCGTGCTGTTGAAGGCACCGAGTTCGCATGTGCACAGGACAAGCTCGTTGGTCCGCTGCTGTACGCGTTCTCGCTTGAGGAGCCCGGCGCTGCCGGTCGCCTGATCAAGGATGCCGCCAAGGGCAACGACAAGCTGCAGGCCAAGGTCGTCGCCATCGGCGGCGAAGTGTTCCCGGCAAGCCATGTCGACGTGTTGGCCTCGCTGCCGACCCGCGACCAGGCCCTGGCAATGCTGGCACGCGTCCTGACCGAGCCGGTCACGATGTTCGCCCGCGCCATCAAGGCAATCGGCGACAAGCAGAATGGTGGCGACGTCGCCGCCGACGCTGCTGAACCGGCCGCCGAGACCGCCTGAGTTTCGACTAATCGTGGTTCCTGACGGAACCTCAATCCAGAAAAACATCCAAAGGTAATTATCATGTCCCTTACCAACGAACAGATCGTCGACGCCATCGCCGAGAAGTCCCTGATGGAAGTGATGGAGCTGGTCAAGGCCATCGAAGAGAAGTTCGGCGTCTCCGCCGCTGCTCCGGTCGCCGCTGCTGTGGCTGGCCCGGCTGCCGTCGTTGAAGAGCAGACCGAATTCGTCGTCACCCTGAAGACCGCTGGCGACAAGAAGGTCGAAGTCATCAAGGCCGTCCGCGCCATCACCGGCCTGGGCCTGAAGGAAGCGAAGGACCTGGCCGAAGCCGGCGGCGTCCTGAAGGACAACGCTTCGAAGGACGAAGCCGAGAAGATGAAGAAGGACCTGGAAGCTGCTGGCGCGACTGTCGAAGTCAAGTAAGCACTTCCATTGCGTCGCCATCGAAATCCGGCGATGCAGCCAAGGCTGGGGGCGTAAGTCCCCGGCCTTTGGTCGTTGTTGTAGGGCCAGCCAATCGTGGCGCGGTTCTACGGAAATACGGTGAAAAAGCCCAACACGGGCTGCGGTCAAACCCTGGTCGGCCAGCGCAAAGCGCGGCGGCGGGGGAGTGGATGCAGACGAGTTGGCAGTTGGAAGTAGCGGGAGAAGGCGTGCTGGTGCCGGCAATACCAGCGACTTCCAACTGACAATTTCAAGTTCCCTTCGGGTCGTGGGCGCACGACTCGCACAACAAGGTGGAAGACCTCATGACGTCCTATTCGTTCACCGAAAAAAAGCGTATCCGCAAGGATTTCGGCAAGCAGCGTTCGATTCTCGAAGTGCCGTTCCTGCTCGCCATCCAGGTGGATTCCTACCGTGAATTCCTGCAGGAAAACGTCGATCCGGCCAAGCGCACGGACCACGGCCTGCACGCTGCACTGAAGTCGGTCTTCCCGATCGCCAGCTACAGCGGCAATGCTGCTCTGGAATACGTCGGCTACAAGCTGGGCGATCCGGTCTTCGACGAGCGTGAGTGCCGTCAGCGTGGCATGAGCTACGGTGCGCCGCTGCGCGTGACCGTGCGCCTGGTGATCTACGACCGCGAGTCGTCGACCAAGGCCATCAAGTACGTGAAGGAGCAGGAGGTCTACCTCGGCGAAATCCCGCTGATGACCGACAACGGCACCTTCATCGTCAACGGCACCGAGCGCGTCATCGTCTCGCAGCTGCACCGCTCGCCGGGCGTGTTCTTCGACCACGACCGTGGCAAGACCCACAGCTCGGGCAAGCTGCTGTACAGCGCCCGCATCATTCCTTACCGCGGCTCCTGGCTGGACTTCGAGTTCGACCCGAAGGACGCGCTGTTCACCCGTATCGACCGTCGCCGCAAGCTGCCGGTGTCGATCCTGCTGCGTGCGCTTGGCTACAGCAACGAAGAGATGCTGGCCGAGTTCTTCGAGATCAACACCTTCCACATCAACCCGGATGAAGGCGTCCAGCTGGAGCTGGTGCCGGAGCGCCTGCGCGGCGAAACCCTGGGCTTCGACCTCGCCGATGGCGACAAGGTCATCGTGGAAGCCGGCAAGCGCATCACCGCGCGCCACATCAAGCAGCTGGAAGCCTCGGGCATCGCCGCCCTGGCCGTGCCGGACGACTACATCGTCGGCCGCATCCTGTCGCACGACGTGGTCGATGCCTCGACCGGTGAACTGCTGGCCCAGGCCAACGACGAAATCACCGACGAGCAGCTGCAGAACTTCCGCAAGGCCGGCGTCGATGCAGTGGGCACCCTGTGGGTGAACGACCTGGATCGTGGCCCGTACCTGTCCAACACCCTGCGCATCGATCCGACCAAGACCCAGCTGGAAGCCCTGGTCGAGATCTACCGCATGATGCGTCCGGGCGAGCCGCCGACCAAGGATGCTGCGCAGAACCTGTTCCACAACCTGTTCTTCACCTTCGAGCGCTACGACCTGTCTGCAGTCGGCCGCATGAAGTTCAACCGTCGCGTGGGCCGCAAGGAAACCACCGGCGAAGCCGTGCTGTACGACCGCAAGTACTACGGCGAGCGCAACGACGAAGAGTCCAAGCGCCTGGTTGCCGCCCACGGCGACAGCTCGGACATCCTGGAAGTGATCAAGGTCCTGACCGAGATCCGCAACGGTCGTGGCGTGGTCGATGACATCGATCACCTGGGCAACCGTCGCGTGCGTTCGGTCGGTGAAATGGCCGAGAACGTGTTCCGCGTGGGCCTGGTCCGCGTCGAGCGCGCGGTCAAGGAACGCCTGTCGATGGCAGAGTCGGAAGGCCTGACCCCGCAGGAGCTGATCAACGCCAAGCCGGTGGCTGCGGCGATCAAGGAATTCTTCGGCTCCTCGCAGCTGTCGCAGTTCATGGATCAGAACAACCCGCTGTCGGAAGTGACCCACAAGCGTCGCGTCTCGGCCCTGGGCCCGGGCGGCCTGACCCGTGAGCGCGCCGGCTTCGAAGTGCGCGACGTGCACCCGACCCATTACGGCCGCGTCTGCACCATCGAAACGCCGGAAGGCCCGAACATCGGCCTGATCAACTCGCTGGCCGTGTACGCACGCACCAACCAGTACGGTTTCCTCGAGACCCCGTACCGCAAGGTCGTGGACGGCAAGGTCTTCGACGAAGTCGAGTTCCTGTCGGCCATCGAAGAAAACGAGTACGTCATCGCCCAGGCCAACGCCCTGACCGATGCCAACAGCGTGCTGACCGAGCAGTTCGTTCCCTGCCGTTACCAGGGCGAATCGCTGCTGAAGCCGCCGGCGGAAGTCCACTTCATGGACGTCTCGCCGATGCAGACCGTGTCGATCGCGGCTGCGCTGGTTCCGTTCCTGGAGCACGATGACGCCAACCGCGCACTGATGGGCGCGAACATGCAGCGTCAGGCTGTGCCGACTCTGCGTGCGCAGAAGCCGCTGGTCGGTACCGGCATCGAGCGCGCCGTGGCGCGTGACTCGGGCGTGACCGTGAATGCCCGTCGTGGTGGCGAGATCGTGCAGATCGATGCCGCCCGCATCGTGGTCAAGGTCAACGAAGTGGAAATCACCGACGCGACCGATGCCGGCGTCGACATCTACAACCTGATCAAGTACACCCGCTCCAACCAGAACACCTGCATCAACCAGCGTCCGCTGGTGGAAGTGGGCGACGTGGTGGCGCGTGGCGACGTGCTGGCTGACGGTCCGTCCACCGACATCGGTGAACTGGCCCTGGGCCAGAACATGCTGATCGCCTTCATGCCGTGGAACGGCTACAACTTCGAAGACTCCATCCTGCTCTCCGAGCGCGTGGTGGAAGAGGATCGCTACACCACGATCCACATCGAAGAGCTGACCTGCGTTGCGCGTGACACCAAGCTGGGGCCGGAGGAAATCTCCGCCGACATCCCGAACGTTTCCGAGCAGGCGCTGAACCGTCTGGACGAGAGCGGCGTGGTGTACATCGGTGCCGAAGTCCGCGCTGGTGACATCATGGTCGGCAAGGTCACCCCGAAGGGCGAAAGCCAGCTGACCCCGGAAGAGAAGCTGCTGCGCGCGATCTTCGGCGAGAAGGCTTCGGACGTGAAGGACAGCTCGCTGCGCGTGCCGCCGGGCATGGACGGCACCGTCATCGACGTGCAGGTCTTCACCCGCGATGGCATCGAGAAGGACAAGCGCGCTCGTCAGATCGAAGAATCTGAAATCAAGCGCGTCAAGAAGGACTTCGACGACCAGTTCCGCATCCTGGAAGCAGCCATCTACATGCGTCTGCGTTCGCAGATCGTGGGCAAGGTGGTCAACGGTGGCGCTGGCCTGAAGAAGGGCGACGTCATCTCCGACGCCTACCTGGATGGCCTGAAGAAGGCCGACTGGTTCGTGCTGCGCATGAAGGACGAGGACGCTGCCGAAGCCATCGAACGCGCACAGAAGCAGATCCAGGCGCACGAGAAGGAATTCGAGCGTCGCTTCGCCGACAAGCGCGGCAAGATCACCGCCGGCGACGACCTGGCTCCGGGCGTGCTGAAGATGGTCAAGGTGTTCCTGGCCGTGAAGCGCCGCATCCAGCCGGGCGACAAGATGGCAGGCCGCCACGGCAACAAGGGTGTGGTGTCCAACGTGGTGCCGGTCGAGGACATGCCGTACATGGCCTCGGGCGAAACCGTGGACATCGTGCTGAACCCGCTGGGCGTGCCGTCGCGTATGAACATCGGGCAGATCCTGGAAGTGCACCTGGGCTGGGCTGCCAAGGGTCTGGGTCGCAAGATCCAGGCGATGCTGGAAGCCCAGGCGGCGGTCGCCGACCTGCGCAAGTTCCTGGACGACATCTACAACCACGATGACACCAACGTGGCCAACCGTGTCGACCTGTCGCAGTTCAGCGACGAGGAACTGCTGCGCCTGGCCCGCAACCTGTTCGACGGCGTGCCGATGGCCACCCCGGTGTTCGACGGCGCCACCGAAGCGGAAATCAAGCGCATGCTGGAACTGGCCGACCTGCCGAGCAGTGGCCAGACCCAGCTGTATGACGGCCGCACCGGTGAAGCCTTCGATCGCCACACCACCGTGGGCTACATGCACTACCTGAAGCTGAACCACCTGGTCGACGACAAGATGCACGCCCGTTCGACCGGTCCGTACTCGCTCGTCACCCAGCAGCCGCTGGGCGGCAAGGCGCAGTTCGGCGGCCAGCGCTTCGGTGAAATGGAAGTCTGGGCGCTGGAAGCCTACGGCGCGGCCTACACCCTGCAGGAAATGCTGACGGTGAAGTCCGATGACGTGCAGGGCCGCAACCAGATGTACAAGAACATCGTCGACGGTGAGCACGAGATGGTCGCTGGCATGCCGGAATCCTTCAACGTGCTTGTGAAGGAAATCCGCTCGCTGGCCATCAACATGGAACTGGAAGACAACTGATCCATGCCGGCGCGGCGGTCAACGCCGCCGCGCCGCTGGCAGTCAACTGAAAGCCCATCGACACAGCATTCCTCCTTCTGGAGAACACCATGAAAGACCTGCTCAACCTCTTCAACCAGCAGCGCCAGACGCTGGACTTCGACGCGATCAAGATCGCGCTGGCTTCGCCGGACCTGATCCGTTCGTGGTCCTTCGGCGAAGTGAAGAAGCCGGAAACCATCAACTACCGTACCTTCAAGCCGGAACGTGACGGCCTGTTCTGCGCCGCCATCTTCGGACCGGTCAAGGACTACGAGTGCCTGTGCGGCAAGTACAAGCGCATGAAGCACCGCGGCGTGGTCTGCGAGAAGTGCGGCACCGAAGTGACCCTGGCCAAGGTGCGTCGTGAGCGCATGGGCCACATCGACCTGGCTTCGCCGGTCGCGCACATCTGGTTCCTGAAGTCGCTGCCGTCGCGCATCGGCCTGATGCTGGACATGACCCTGCGCGATATCGAGCGCGTGCTGTACTTCGAAGCCTACGTGGTGACCGAGCCGGGCCTGACCGCCCTGGAGCGCCGCCAGCTGCTGACCGAAGAACAGTACCTGCAGGCCCGCCAGGAGCACGGTGACGACTTCGATGCCGCCATGGGCGCCGAGGCCGTGTACGAACTGCTGCGCACCATCGACCTGCAGTCGGAAATGACCCGCCTGCGCGAAGAGATCGCCAGCACCGGTTCGGAAACCAAGCTCAAGCGACTGACCAAGCGCATCAAGCTGATCGAAGCCTTCCTGGAATCGGGCAACCGTCCGGAGTGGATGGTCATGACCGTCCTGCCGGTGCTGCCGCCGGACCTGCGTCCGCTGGTTCCGCTGGATGGTGGCCGCTTCGCGACCTCCGATCTGAACGACCTGTACCGCCGCGTCATCAACCGCAACAACCGCCTGCGCCGCCTGCTCGAACTGAGCGCGCCGGACATCATCGTGCGCAATGAAAAGCGCATGCTGCAGGAATCGGTCGATGCGCTGCTGGACAACGGCCGTCGCGGCCGTGCCATCACCGGCACCAACAAGCGCCCGCTGAAGTCGCTGGCCGACATGATCAAGGGCAAGCAGGGTCGCTTCCGTCAGAACCTGCTCGGCAAGCGCGTCGACTACTCGGGCCGTTCGGTCATCGTGGTCGGTCCGTACCTGCGCCTGCACCAGTGCGGCCTGCCGAAGAAGATGGCGCTCGAACTGTTCAAGCCGTTCGTGTTCGCCAAGCTGCAGCGTCGTGGCCTGGCCACCACCATCAAGGCCGCCAAGAAGCTGGTCGAGCGCGAAGAAGCCGAAGTCTGGGACATCCTGGAAGAGGTCATCCGCGAGCATCCGGTGATGCTGAACCGTGCGCCGACCCTGCACCGTCTGGGCATCCAGGCCTTCGAGCCGGTCCTGATCGAAGGCAAGGCCATCCAGCTGCACCCGCTGGTCTGCACCGCGTTCAACGCCGACTTCGACGGTGACCAGATGGCCGTCCACGTGCCGCTCTCGCTGGAAGCCCAGCTGGAAGCGCGTGCGCTGATGATGTCGACCAACAACATCCTGTCGCCGGCCAACGGCGAGCCGATCATCGTGCCGTCGCAGGACGTCGTGCTGGGTCTGTACTACATGACCCGCTCGCTGGAAAACAAGAAGGGCGAGGGCATGGCCTTCGCCAACATCGCCGAAGTCAAGCGCGCCTACGACAACCGCGTGGTGGAACTGCACGCGCGCGTCAAGGTCCGCATCACCGAGGTGGTGACCGACGAGGAAGGCAACAAGCAGAGCAAGACCTCGATCGTGGATACCACCATCGGTCGCGCCCTGCTGGCTGAAATCCTGCCGGAAGGCCTGCCGTTCGCGCTGGCCAACACCGAGCTGACCAAGAAGAACATCAGCCGCCTGATCAACTCCAGCTACCGTCAGCTGGGTCTGAAGGACACGGTCGTGTTCGCCGACAAGCTGATGTACACCGGCTTCGCCTACGCGACCCGTGCCGGCGTCTCGATCGGCATCGACGACATGCTGATCCCGGACGAGAAGAAGGGCATCCTCACCGAGGCCGAAGCCGAAGTGCTGGAAATCCAGGAGCAGTACCAGTCGGGCCTGGTCACCGCCGGCGAGCGCTACAACAAGGTGGTCGACATCTGGTCGCGCACCAATGAGCGCATCGCCAAGGCGATGATGGACACCATCGGTACCGAGAAGGTCATCAATGCCAAGGGCGAGACCATCGACCAGAAGTCGATGAACTCCCTGTACATCATGGCCGACTCCGGTGCGCGAGGCAGCCAGGCGCAGATCCGTCAGCTGGCCGGCATGCGTGGCCTGATGGCCCGTCCCGATGGCTCGATCATCGAGACGCCCATCAAGGCGAACTTCCGCGAAGGCCTGAACGTGCAGGAGTACTTCAACTCCACCCACGGTGCCCGTAAGGGTCTGGCCGATACCGCGCTGAAGACCGCGAACTCGGGTTACCTGACCCGTCGTCTGGTCGACGTGGCGCAGGACGTGGTGATCACCGAGGTGGACTGCGGTACCTCCGAAGGCCTGATCATGACCCCGATCGTTGAAGGCGGCGACGTGGTCGAGCCGTTGAAGGATCGCGTGCTGGGTCGCGTGGTTGCCGAGGACGTGTTCCTGCCGGGCAACGACGAAGATCCGATCGTCACCCGCAACACCCTGCTGGACGAAGCATGGGTCGCCAAGCTTGAAGAGGCCAGCGTGCAGACCATCAAGGTCCGCTCGACGATCTCCTGCGAATCGGCCTTCGGCGTCTGCGGTCGCTGCTACGGCCGCGATCTGGCCCGTGGCCACCTGGTCAACATCGGTGAAGCAGTCGGCGTCATCGCCGCCCAGTCCATCGGTGAGCCGGGTACCCAGCTGACGATGCGTACGTTCCACATCGGTGGTGCGGCATCGCGAGCTGCTGCGGTCGACAACATCACCGTCAAGACCACCGGCTCGGTCAAGTTCAGCAACCTCAAGTCGGTTTCCCATGCCAACGGCTCGCTGGTCGCGGTGTCGCGCTCGGGCGAAATGTCGGTGCTCGATGCGCACGGCCGTGAGCGTGAGCGTTACAAGCTGCCGTACGGCGCAACCATCACCTCCAAGGACGGTGATGCGGTCAAGGCTGGCCAGACCGTGGCCAACTGGGATCCGCATAACCACCCGATCGTTTCGGAAGTGGCTGGTTTCATCCGCTTCATCGACTTCGTCGACGGCATCACCGTCATCGAGAAGACCGATGAGCTGACCGGCCTGGCGTCGCGCGAAATCACCGACCCGAAGCGCCGCGGCGCCCAGGCGAAGGATCTGCGCCCGATCGTCCGCATCGTCGATGGCAAGGGCAACGACCTGTCTATTCCGGGCACCGACCTGCCGGCGCAGTACCTGCTGCCGCCGCGCTCCATCGTCAACCTGCAGGACGGCGCTGCCGTCGGCGTGGGTGACGTGGTTGCCAAGATCCCGCAGGAAGCGTCCAAGACCCGCGACATCACCGGTGGTCTGCCGCGCGTGGCCGATCTGTTCGAAGCGCGCAAGCCGAAGGATCCGGCGGTGCTGGCCGAGCGTTCGGGCATCATCAGCTTCGGCAAGGACACCAAGGGCAAGCAGCGCCTGATCATCAAGGACACCGATGGTTCGGAACACGAAGAGCTGATTCCGAAGTACCGTCAGGTCATCGTGTTCGAAGGTGAGCACGTGACCAAGGGCGAAACCATCGTCGACGGCGAGCCGAGCCCGCAGGACATCCTGCGTCTGCTGGGCGTCGAGCCGCTGGCCGCCTACCTGGTCAAGGAAATCCAGGACGTGTACCGCCTGCAGGGCGTGAAGATCAACGACAAGCACATCGAGGTGATCACCCGCCAGATGCTGCGCAAGGTCGAGATCACCGATCAGGGCAGCAGCAAGTTCCTGAACGGCGAACAGGTCGAGCGCCAGCGCGTCATCGAGGAAAATGCACGCCTGACCACCCGCAACGAGCTGATCGCTCGTTTCGATCCGGTCCTGCTGGGCATCACCAAGGCCTCGCTGGCAACCGAGTCGTTCATCTCGGCCGCTTCCTTCCAGGAAACCACCCGTGTGCTGACCGAGGCTGCCGTCCGCGGCACCAAGGACAACCTGCGCGGCCTGAAGGAAAACGTGATCGTCGGCCGTCTGATCCCGGCCGGTACCGGTCTGTCCTACCACGCCAACCGCCGCCGCAACGCGAGCGGGCTGACCGATTCGGAAATGCAGACCCTGTCGGGCACCCCGGTAGCTGCACCGGCCGTCGTGGCCGTGGCTGCGCCGGAAGTGGTGGTGGAATCGACCGACGCCGAGCAGGCCGAGGATTGATCGGCGGGTCCGGCTCCGGCCGGACCTCGATCGGGCAGGGGACGGCCATCGGCCGGTCCCTGCCGGACAAGCATCACGCAGGACCGGTTCCGGCCGGAACTGCACTCGAGGGCACAGGCCGCTGGTCTGTTCGCCTTCGATGAGGTAGGATGCCGCCCGGCCCAGCGATGGGTCGGACGACAACCTGAACGGGGGGCATGGAGAAGGCTCCCCTGTAACGGCCCAGGATCAGGGCTGGCTTGGCGTGTGCGCATTTGACCGCGTTTTCGCCAGGTTGCTACAATCGTCTGTCTCAGCAGGCCGGTTTTTCGCCTGCTCGCACATATCCGCATTCATGGCCGGTTTTTTTCGGCCTCTCTCAGAAGAACATACTGATGGCGACGATCAATCAGCTTGTCCGCAAGCCGCGGCAGGCAACCACTTATAAGAGCGCCTCGCCGGCTCTCGAAAAGTGCCCCCAGCGCCGTGGCGTCTGCACGCGCGTTTACACCACTACTCCGAAGAAGCCGAACTCGGCGCTTCGCAAGGTTGCCAAGGTTCGCCTGACCAACCAGGAAGAAGTGATTTCCTACATCGGCGGTGAAGGTCACAACCTGCAGGAACACTCCGTGGTCCTGATCCGTGGCGGTCGCGTCAAGGATCTGCCGGGTGTGCGTTACCACACCGTTCGTGGTTCGCTCGACGCCTCCGGCGTTGCCAAGCGTCGCCAGGGCCGTTCCAAGTACGGCGCCAAGCGTCCGAAGAGCTAAGGGAAAGCACACATGTCTCGTAAAGGTAATACGCCGCAGCGCGCAGTCCTGCCGGATCCGAAGCACGGAAGCGAAACCATCGCCCGTTTCATCAACATGGTGATGCTGAGCGGCAAGAAGTCGGTCGCTGAAAAGATCGTCTATGGCGCCATGGACGTGATCGGTGAGAAGAACCCGAATTCCGTCGAGCTGGTTCAGAAGGCTCTGGAAAACGTGGCTCCGTCGGTCGAAGTCAAGTCCCGCCGTGTCGGTGGTGCCACCTATCAGGTGCCGGTCGAAGTGCGCGCCTCGCGCAAGATGGCCCTGGCCATGCGTTGGCTGATCGACTCCGCGCGCAAGCGTGGTGAGAACACCATGCCGAAGAAGCTGGCCGCTGAACTGATCGACGCTGCGGAAAACCGTGGCGGCGCCATCAAGAAGCGCGAAGAAACCCACCGCATGGCCGAAGCCAACAAGGCATTCGCCCACTACCGCTGGTGAGTTTGACGGCCTTGTAAAACAGGCAGGGCAGCACCATTTCGGTGCTGCCTCGCGGCCCCAGAAGGGCTGCGCCAATCCGAAGGCCGCCGAAAGGCGGCGTTCGGCCATCCGAAATCCAAGAAATCTGAGAGGCTCCCCGTGGCCCGTTCCACTCCCATCGAGCGTTACCGCAATTTCGGCATCATGGCTCACATCGATGCCGGCAAGACCACCACGTCCGAGCGCATCCTGTTCTACACCGGCAAGAGCCACAAGATCGGTGAAGTGCATGACGGCGCCGCCACCATGGACTGGATGGAGCAGGAGCAGGAGCGTGGCATCACGATCCAGTCCGCTGCGACCACCGCGTTCTGGAAGGGCATGGACAAGTCCCTGCCGGAGCACCGCTTCAACATCATCGACACCCCCGGGCACGTCGACTTCACCATCGAAGTGGAGCGCTCGCTGCGCGTGCTCGACGGTGCCGTCTTCGTGCTGTGTGCCGTCGGTGGCGTGCAGCCGCAGTCGGAAACCGTGTGGCGCCAGGCCAACCGTTACAAGGTGCCGCGCATCGCGTTCGTCAACAAGATGGACCGCACCGGCGCCAACTTCACCAAGGTTGTCGGCCAGCTGAAGGCGAAGCTGGGCGCCAAGGCCGTTCCGATGCAGCTGCCGATCGGCGCTGAGGAAGGCTTCAAGGGCGTCGTCGATCTGCTGAAGATGAAGGCCATCCATTGGGATGAAGCCTCGCAGGGCATGAAGTTCGAGTACAGCGATGTGCCGGCCGACCTGCTGGCTGAAGCGACCGAAGCCCGTACCTTCATGATCGAAGCGGCTGCCGAAGCCAGCGAAGAGCTGATGGACAAGTACCTGGGCGGCGATGAGCTGACCGAGGCCGAGATCATCGAAGCCCTGCGCGTGCGCACCCTGGCCACCGACATCGTGCCGATGTACTGCGGCTCGGCGTTCAAGAACAAGGGCGTGCAGGCCATGCTGGACGGCGTGATCCAGCTGCTGCCGTCGCCGATCGACGTGCCGGACGTGACCGGTACCGACGTTGACGATGAAACCAAGGAAATGAGCCGCAAGTCTGACGACAAGGCTCCCTTCTCGGCCCTGGCCTTCAAGATCATCACCGATCCGTTCGTCGGCGCGCTGACCTTCTTCCGTGTCTACTCGGGCACGTTGAATGCAGGCGACCAGCTGCTGAACTCGGTGAAGGGCAAGAAGGAGCGCATCGGCCGTATCCTGCAGATGCACTCCAACAACCGCGAAGAAATCAAGGAAGTTCTGGCCGGCGACATCGCCGCTGCCGTGGGCCTGAAGGACACCACCACGGGTGACACCCTGTGCTCCATGGATCAGCCGATCATCCTCGAGCGCATGGTGTTCCCGGAGCCGGTCATCTCGATGGCCGTCGAGCCGAAGACCAAGTCCGACCAGGAAAAGATGGGTCTGGCACTGGGTCGTCTGGCGCAGGAAGATCCGTCGTTCCGCGTCAAGACCGACGAAGAATCCGGCCAGACCATCATCTCGGGCATGGGCGAGCTGCACCTGGACATCATCGTTGACCGCATGAAGCGCGAGTTCAACGTTGAAGCCAACGTCGGCAAGCCGCAGGTGGCGTACCGCGAAACGATCACCCTGTCGGACGTGAAGTCGGACTACAAGCACGCCAAGCAGTCCGGTGGTAAGGGTCAGTACGGTCACGTCGTGATCGAGCTGTCGCCGATCACCGATGCCGATCGTGCAGATCCGAAGATCGCCCCGGGCATCAAGGACGACTTCCTGTTCATCAACGACATCACCGGTGGCGTG is part of the Stenotrophomonas lactitubi genome and encodes:
- the rplJ gene encoding 50S ribosomal protein L10 — encoded protein: MALNLSQKQEVVAELADIAAKAHSLIAAEYAGTTVAQMTAMRKQARETGVFLKVVKNTLASRAVEGTEFACAQDKLVGPLLYAFSLEEPGAAGRLIKDAAKGNDKLQAKVVAIGGEVFPASHVDVLASLPTRDQALAMLARVLTEPVTMFARAIKAIGDKQNGGDVAADAAEPAAETA
- the rplL gene encoding 50S ribosomal protein L7/L12, encoding MSLTNEQIVDAIAEKSLMEVMELVKAIEEKFGVSAAAPVAAAVAGPAAVVEEQTEFVVTLKTAGDKKVEVIKAVRAITGLGLKEAKDLAEAGGVLKDNASKDEAEKMKKDLEAAGATVEVK
- the rpoB gene encoding DNA-directed RNA polymerase subunit beta, translating into MTSYSFTEKKRIRKDFGKQRSILEVPFLLAIQVDSYREFLQENVDPAKRTDHGLHAALKSVFPIASYSGNAALEYVGYKLGDPVFDERECRQRGMSYGAPLRVTVRLVIYDRESSTKAIKYVKEQEVYLGEIPLMTDNGTFIVNGTERVIVSQLHRSPGVFFDHDRGKTHSSGKLLYSARIIPYRGSWLDFEFDPKDALFTRIDRRRKLPVSILLRALGYSNEEMLAEFFEINTFHINPDEGVQLELVPERLRGETLGFDLADGDKVIVEAGKRITARHIKQLEASGIAALAVPDDYIVGRILSHDVVDASTGELLAQANDEITDEQLQNFRKAGVDAVGTLWVNDLDRGPYLSNTLRIDPTKTQLEALVEIYRMMRPGEPPTKDAAQNLFHNLFFTFERYDLSAVGRMKFNRRVGRKETTGEAVLYDRKYYGERNDEESKRLVAAHGDSSDILEVIKVLTEIRNGRGVVDDIDHLGNRRVRSVGEMAENVFRVGLVRVERAVKERLSMAESEGLTPQELINAKPVAAAIKEFFGSSQLSQFMDQNNPLSEVTHKRRVSALGPGGLTRERAGFEVRDVHPTHYGRVCTIETPEGPNIGLINSLAVYARTNQYGFLETPYRKVVDGKVFDEVEFLSAIEENEYVIAQANALTDANSVLTEQFVPCRYQGESLLKPPAEVHFMDVSPMQTVSIAAALVPFLEHDDANRALMGANMQRQAVPTLRAQKPLVGTGIERAVARDSGVTVNARRGGEIVQIDAARIVVKVNEVEITDATDAGVDIYNLIKYTRSNQNTCINQRPLVEVGDVVARGDVLADGPSTDIGELALGQNMLIAFMPWNGYNFEDSILLSERVVEEDRYTTIHIEELTCVARDTKLGPEEISADIPNVSEQALNRLDESGVVYIGAEVRAGDIMVGKVTPKGESQLTPEEKLLRAIFGEKASDVKDSSLRVPPGMDGTVIDVQVFTRDGIEKDKRARQIEESEIKRVKKDFDDQFRILEAAIYMRLRSQIVGKVVNGGAGLKKGDVISDAYLDGLKKADWFVLRMKDEDAAEAIERAQKQIQAHEKEFERRFADKRGKITAGDDLAPGVLKMVKVFLAVKRRIQPGDKMAGRHGNKGVVSNVVPVEDMPYMASGETVDIVLNPLGVPSRMNIGQILEVHLGWAAKGLGRKIQAMLEAQAAVADLRKFLDDIYNHDDTNVANRVDLSQFSDEELLRLARNLFDGVPMATPVFDGATEAEIKRMLELADLPSSGQTQLYDGRTGEAFDRHTTVGYMHYLKLNHLVDDKMHARSTGPYSLVTQQPLGGKAQFGGQRFGEMEVWALEAYGAAYTLQEMLTVKSDDVQGRNQMYKNIVDGEHEMVAGMPESFNVLVKEIRSLAINMELEDN